From Hyla sarda isolate aHylSar1 chromosome 5, aHylSar1.hap1, whole genome shotgun sequence, a single genomic window includes:
- the ZBTB14 gene encoding zinc finger and BTB domain-containing protein 14 isoform X4: MDFFISMSETLKYNDDDHKTVFLKTLNEQRLEGEFCDIAIVVEDVKFRAHRCVLAACSTYFKKLFKKLEVDSSSVIEIDFLRSDIFEEVLNYMYTSKIAVKKEDVNLMMSSGQILGIRFLDKLCSQKRDVSAADENPSSPKNKYTYETSLKISRQVGEPNENHDDEVEEIGDHADSPSDDTVEGAPQVHEEEKLPTSTLRVQEAILKELGSEEVRKVNCYGQEVEAMETTEPKELVPQTPQSLTFNESINEVKDEQAPAWTTATGDMKFEYLLYGHREQFVCQACGKTFTDEARLRKHEKLHTADRPFVCEMCAKAFTTQAHLKEHLKIHTGYKPYSCEVCAKSFIRAPDLKKHERVHSNERPFACHHCDKAFKHKSHLKDHERRHRGEKPFICASCTKAFAKASDLKRHENNMHSEQRKQVTTSAIQSETEQLQAAAMAAEAEQQLETIACS; the protein is encoded by the exons ATG gATTTTTTTATAAGCATGTCTGAAACGCTGAAATATAATGATGATGATCATAAGACTGTATTTTTAAAGACTCTCAATGAACAACGACTAGAAGGGGAATTTTGTGATATCGCCATTGTTGTTGAAGATGTAAAGTTCAGGGCACATAGGTGTGTACTTGCTGCTTGTAGTACATACTTTAAGAAACTTTTCAAGAAGCTAGAAGTTGATAGTTCATCTGTCATTGAAATTGATTTTCTTCGGTCTGATATATTTGAAGAAGTTCTCAATTATATGTATACATCAAAAATTGCTGTCAAAAAGGAGGATGTGAATTTGATGATGTCTTCTGGTCAGATATTAGGCATAAGGTTTTTGGATAAGCTATGCTCTCAAAAGCGTGATGTTTCTGCAGCTGATGAGAATCCTTCAtctccaaaaaataaatatacttATGAGACAAGCCTGAAAATAAGTCGTCAAGTTGGAGAGCCCAATGAGAATCATGATGATGAAGTAGAAGAGATTGGAGATCATGCTGATAGCCCTTCAGATGACACTGTTGAAGGGGCTCCTCAAGTCCatgaagaggaaaagttacctACTTCTACACTGCGAGTTCAGGAAGCAATCCTCAAAGAGTTAGGGAGTGAAGAAGTGCGCAAAGTTAATTGCTATGGTCAGGAAGTTGAAGCGATGGAGACAACTGAGCCTAAAGAGTTGGTACCACAAACCCCACAATCTCTGACTTTTAACGAGAGCATTAATGAAGTAAAAGATGAGCAAGCACCAGCCTGGACAACAGCAACTGGAGATATGAAATTTGAGTATTTGCTGTACGGTCACAGGGAACAGTTTGTATGTCAAGCATGTGGTAAGACTTTTACTGATGAAGCTCGATTACGAAAGCATGAGAAATTGCACACAGCTGATAGACCTTTTGTATGTGAAATGTGTGCCAAAGCATTTACTACACAGGCTCACCTAAAAGAACACCTGAAAATTCACACTGGTTACAAGCCCTACAGCTGTGAAGTGTGTGCCAAATCCTTTATCCGAGCACCAGATCTTAAAAAACATGAAAGGGTGCATAGTAATGAGAGGCCATTTGCATGCCACCATTGCGATAAAGCTTTCAAACACAAATCTCATCTTAAAGATCATgaaagaagacacagaggagaaaAACCATTTATTTGTGCTTCATGCACAAAAGCTTTTGCCAAGGCATCAGATCTGAAGCGCCATGAAAATAATATGCACAGTGAACAACGTAAGCAGGTGACAACCAGTGCCATACAGAGTGAGACAGAGCAATTACAGGCCGCAGCGATGGCTGCTGAAGCAGAACAGCAACTGGAAACCATAGCTTGTAGTTAA
- the ZBTB14 gene encoding zinc finger and BTB domain-containing protein 14 isoform X2 — MLLRSSDDMDSVTLLYTLNCQPPGRTSLFMDFFISMSETLKYNDDDHKTVFLKTLNEQRLEGEFCDIAIVVEDVKFRAHRCVLAACSTYFKKLFKKLEVDSSSVIEIDFLRSDIFEEVLNYMYTSKIAVKKEDVNLMMSSGQILGIRFLDKLCSQKRDVSAADENPSSPKNKYTYETSLKISRQVGEPNENHDDEVEEIGDHADSPSDDTVEGAPQVHEEEKLPTSTLRVQEAILKELGSEEVRKVNCYGQEVEAMETTEPKELVPQTPQSLTFNESINEVKDEQAPAWTTATGDMKFEYLLYGHREQFVCQACGKTFTDEARLRKHEKLHTADRPFVCEMCAKAFTTQAHLKEHLKIHTGYKPYSCEVCAKSFIRAPDLKKHERVHSNERPFACHHCDKAFKHKSHLKDHERRHRGEKPFICASCTKAFAKASDLKRHENNMHSEQRKQVTTSAIQSETEQLQAAAMAAEAEQQLETIACS; from the exons GTTACTTTATACTTTGAACTGCCAGCCTCCAGGAAGGACATCTTTGTTCATG gATTTTTTTATAAGCATGTCTGAAACGCTGAAATATAATGATGATGATCATAAGACTGTATTTTTAAAGACTCTCAATGAACAACGACTAGAAGGGGAATTTTGTGATATCGCCATTGTTGTTGAAGATGTAAAGTTCAGGGCACATAGGTGTGTACTTGCTGCTTGTAGTACATACTTTAAGAAACTTTTCAAGAAGCTAGAAGTTGATAGTTCATCTGTCATTGAAATTGATTTTCTTCGGTCTGATATATTTGAAGAAGTTCTCAATTATATGTATACATCAAAAATTGCTGTCAAAAAGGAGGATGTGAATTTGATGATGTCTTCTGGTCAGATATTAGGCATAAGGTTTTTGGATAAGCTATGCTCTCAAAAGCGTGATGTTTCTGCAGCTGATGAGAATCCTTCAtctccaaaaaataaatatacttATGAGACAAGCCTGAAAATAAGTCGTCAAGTTGGAGAGCCCAATGAGAATCATGATGATGAAGTAGAAGAGATTGGAGATCATGCTGATAGCCCTTCAGATGACACTGTTGAAGGGGCTCCTCAAGTCCatgaagaggaaaagttacctACTTCTACACTGCGAGTTCAGGAAGCAATCCTCAAAGAGTTAGGGAGTGAAGAAGTGCGCAAAGTTAATTGCTATGGTCAGGAAGTTGAAGCGATGGAGACAACTGAGCCTAAAGAGTTGGTACCACAAACCCCACAATCTCTGACTTTTAACGAGAGCATTAATGAAGTAAAAGATGAGCAAGCACCAGCCTGGACAACAGCAACTGGAGATATGAAATTTGAGTATTTGCTGTACGGTCACAGGGAACAGTTTGTATGTCAAGCATGTGGTAAGACTTTTACTGATGAAGCTCGATTACGAAAGCATGAGAAATTGCACACAGCTGATAGACCTTTTGTATGTGAAATGTGTGCCAAAGCATTTACTACACAGGCTCACCTAAAAGAACACCTGAAAATTCACACTGGTTACAAGCCCTACAGCTGTGAAGTGTGTGCCAAATCCTTTATCCGAGCACCAGATCTTAAAAAACATGAAAGGGTGCATAGTAATGAGAGGCCATTTGCATGCCACCATTGCGATAAAGCTTTCAAACACAAATCTCATCTTAAAGATCATgaaagaagacacagaggagaaaAACCATTTATTTGTGCTTCATGCACAAAAGCTTTTGCCAAGGCATCAGATCTGAAGCGCCATGAAAATAATATGCACAGTGAACAACGTAAGCAGGTGACAACCAGTGCCATACAGAGTGAGACAGAGCAATTACAGGCCGCAGCGATGGCTGCTGAAGCAGAACAGCAACTGGAAACCATAGCTTGTAGTTAA
- the ZBTB14 gene encoding zinc finger and BTB domain-containing protein 14 isoform X1, producing the protein MSSCELASNVADLRPSAGERQYPLCIVLLYTLNCQPPGRTSLFMDFFISMSETLKYNDDDHKTVFLKTLNEQRLEGEFCDIAIVVEDVKFRAHRCVLAACSTYFKKLFKKLEVDSSSVIEIDFLRSDIFEEVLNYMYTSKIAVKKEDVNLMMSSGQILGIRFLDKLCSQKRDVSAADENPSSPKNKYTYETSLKISRQVGEPNENHDDEVEEIGDHADSPSDDTVEGAPQVHEEEKLPTSTLRVQEAILKELGSEEVRKVNCYGQEVEAMETTEPKELVPQTPQSLTFNESINEVKDEQAPAWTTATGDMKFEYLLYGHREQFVCQACGKTFTDEARLRKHEKLHTADRPFVCEMCAKAFTTQAHLKEHLKIHTGYKPYSCEVCAKSFIRAPDLKKHERVHSNERPFACHHCDKAFKHKSHLKDHERRHRGEKPFICASCTKAFAKASDLKRHENNMHSEQRKQVTTSAIQSETEQLQAAAMAAEAEQQLETIACS; encoded by the exons GTTACTTTATACTTTGAACTGCCAGCCTCCAGGAAGGACATCTTTGTTCATG gATTTTTTTATAAGCATGTCTGAAACGCTGAAATATAATGATGATGATCATAAGACTGTATTTTTAAAGACTCTCAATGAACAACGACTAGAAGGGGAATTTTGTGATATCGCCATTGTTGTTGAAGATGTAAAGTTCAGGGCACATAGGTGTGTACTTGCTGCTTGTAGTACATACTTTAAGAAACTTTTCAAGAAGCTAGAAGTTGATAGTTCATCTGTCATTGAAATTGATTTTCTTCGGTCTGATATATTTGAAGAAGTTCTCAATTATATGTATACATCAAAAATTGCTGTCAAAAAGGAGGATGTGAATTTGATGATGTCTTCTGGTCAGATATTAGGCATAAGGTTTTTGGATAAGCTATGCTCTCAAAAGCGTGATGTTTCTGCAGCTGATGAGAATCCTTCAtctccaaaaaataaatatacttATGAGACAAGCCTGAAAATAAGTCGTCAAGTTGGAGAGCCCAATGAGAATCATGATGATGAAGTAGAAGAGATTGGAGATCATGCTGATAGCCCTTCAGATGACACTGTTGAAGGGGCTCCTCAAGTCCatgaagaggaaaagttacctACTTCTACACTGCGAGTTCAGGAAGCAATCCTCAAAGAGTTAGGGAGTGAAGAAGTGCGCAAAGTTAATTGCTATGGTCAGGAAGTTGAAGCGATGGAGACAACTGAGCCTAAAGAGTTGGTACCACAAACCCCACAATCTCTGACTTTTAACGAGAGCATTAATGAAGTAAAAGATGAGCAAGCACCAGCCTGGACAACAGCAACTGGAGATATGAAATTTGAGTATTTGCTGTACGGTCACAGGGAACAGTTTGTATGTCAAGCATGTGGTAAGACTTTTACTGATGAAGCTCGATTACGAAAGCATGAGAAATTGCACACAGCTGATAGACCTTTTGTATGTGAAATGTGTGCCAAAGCATTTACTACACAGGCTCACCTAAAAGAACACCTGAAAATTCACACTGGTTACAAGCCCTACAGCTGTGAAGTGTGTGCCAAATCCTTTATCCGAGCACCAGATCTTAAAAAACATGAAAGGGTGCATAGTAATGAGAGGCCATTTGCATGCCACCATTGCGATAAAGCTTTCAAACACAAATCTCATCTTAAAGATCATgaaagaagacacagaggagaaaAACCATTTATTTGTGCTTCATGCACAAAAGCTTTTGCCAAGGCATCAGATCTGAAGCGCCATGAAAATAATATGCACAGTGAACAACGTAAGCAGGTGACAACCAGTGCCATACAGAGTGAGACAGAGCAATTACAGGCCGCAGCGATGGCTGCTGAAGCAGAACAGCAACTGGAAACCATAGCTTGTAGTTAA
- the ZBTB14 gene encoding zinc finger and BTB domain-containing protein 14 isoform X3, with protein MLPLLLLYTLNCQPPGRTSLFMDFFISMSETLKYNDDDHKTVFLKTLNEQRLEGEFCDIAIVVEDVKFRAHRCVLAACSTYFKKLFKKLEVDSSSVIEIDFLRSDIFEEVLNYMYTSKIAVKKEDVNLMMSSGQILGIRFLDKLCSQKRDVSAADENPSSPKNKYTYETSLKISRQVGEPNENHDDEVEEIGDHADSPSDDTVEGAPQVHEEEKLPTSTLRVQEAILKELGSEEVRKVNCYGQEVEAMETTEPKELVPQTPQSLTFNESINEVKDEQAPAWTTATGDMKFEYLLYGHREQFVCQACGKTFTDEARLRKHEKLHTADRPFVCEMCAKAFTTQAHLKEHLKIHTGYKPYSCEVCAKSFIRAPDLKKHERVHSNERPFACHHCDKAFKHKSHLKDHERRHRGEKPFICASCTKAFAKASDLKRHENNMHSEQRKQVTTSAIQSETEQLQAAAMAAEAEQQLETIACS; from the exons GTTACTTTATACTTTGAACTGCCAGCCTCCAGGAAGGACATCTTTGTTCATG gATTTTTTTATAAGCATGTCTGAAACGCTGAAATATAATGATGATGATCATAAGACTGTATTTTTAAAGACTCTCAATGAACAACGACTAGAAGGGGAATTTTGTGATATCGCCATTGTTGTTGAAGATGTAAAGTTCAGGGCACATAGGTGTGTACTTGCTGCTTGTAGTACATACTTTAAGAAACTTTTCAAGAAGCTAGAAGTTGATAGTTCATCTGTCATTGAAATTGATTTTCTTCGGTCTGATATATTTGAAGAAGTTCTCAATTATATGTATACATCAAAAATTGCTGTCAAAAAGGAGGATGTGAATTTGATGATGTCTTCTGGTCAGATATTAGGCATAAGGTTTTTGGATAAGCTATGCTCTCAAAAGCGTGATGTTTCTGCAGCTGATGAGAATCCTTCAtctccaaaaaataaatatacttATGAGACAAGCCTGAAAATAAGTCGTCAAGTTGGAGAGCCCAATGAGAATCATGATGATGAAGTAGAAGAGATTGGAGATCATGCTGATAGCCCTTCAGATGACACTGTTGAAGGGGCTCCTCAAGTCCatgaagaggaaaagttacctACTTCTACACTGCGAGTTCAGGAAGCAATCCTCAAAGAGTTAGGGAGTGAAGAAGTGCGCAAAGTTAATTGCTATGGTCAGGAAGTTGAAGCGATGGAGACAACTGAGCCTAAAGAGTTGGTACCACAAACCCCACAATCTCTGACTTTTAACGAGAGCATTAATGAAGTAAAAGATGAGCAAGCACCAGCCTGGACAACAGCAACTGGAGATATGAAATTTGAGTATTTGCTGTACGGTCACAGGGAACAGTTTGTATGTCAAGCATGTGGTAAGACTTTTACTGATGAAGCTCGATTACGAAAGCATGAGAAATTGCACACAGCTGATAGACCTTTTGTATGTGAAATGTGTGCCAAAGCATTTACTACACAGGCTCACCTAAAAGAACACCTGAAAATTCACACTGGTTACAAGCCCTACAGCTGTGAAGTGTGTGCCAAATCCTTTATCCGAGCACCAGATCTTAAAAAACATGAAAGGGTGCATAGTAATGAGAGGCCATTTGCATGCCACCATTGCGATAAAGCTTTCAAACACAAATCTCATCTTAAAGATCATgaaagaagacacagaggagaaaAACCATTTATTTGTGCTTCATGCACAAAAGCTTTTGCCAAGGCATCAGATCTGAAGCGCCATGAAAATAATATGCACAGTGAACAACGTAAGCAGGTGACAACCAGTGCCATACAGAGTGAGACAGAGCAATTACAGGCCGCAGCGATGGCTGCTGAAGCAGAACAGCAACTGGAAACCATAGCTTGTAGTTAA